Below is a genomic region from Diabrotica undecimpunctata isolate CICGRU chromosome 7, icDiaUnde3, whole genome shotgun sequence.
TTCAGTATCATCTATTATTAGAGGTATATCATTTATCTCGAAAATTACTTcacttgtttttaaaacttttacttCGACTAGAATATTTTCTTGTTTGTGGTTTGGAGAAATTTCTACCGACGACTTTTCTGTAAAGCAGCGGTTCTCAACCTTTCAGCACTAGCGCCCCCTTTGAACACTGAAGATAGCTCACACCTCCCTTCCAGTCAATAATTGGTTGGTTCAAGTTAGAACAGTGAAATTGTGAAACTGACGATGCTAACTCTACGTTAGCAAAAGCTGTGAATGCAAACTAAAATTCGAGATATATTTAAATACGAAAGTTTATTTGATGTCTCATTAAACttaacattgtttatttatttgagaAAAAGAATAATCAAAAAATCAAATACGCATATAAAGTTGAAAGTCTTATATGAGTGTTTTTGCACTTTTAATGAGAGGATTGGCATTGTCTGTTCTTGACAAGTTTTTCGATATTCGGTTGAAACTGTGTCAGATCACACCTCAAGTCACTTTCAACGTCTAGCCTTGAAcggcatttttattttatatacgcCATGCAGAAAAACCAGATTCTCAAAGATATGTGGATGAAAACTGGACTAATAATTTCGCAGATACTAAAGCCACTTCTGGGAAAACAGGAAAGTAGTTTAACCAAAATTCTTCCAAGTCCATGTTTGCAAAATTTGCTGTTGCTTGTGAATCACATCTTAAGTCGATTGCCTGCTCTTGAAGGTTAACTGGAAGAATGTCAACTTCGATATGAAAAGGATCTCTTGTCAACTTAAATTCCCAGTTTTCCGAGCTAACATCTGGAAAGTACTTTCGAATTTGATTTTTCAGTTCTTCCAAATGCCGTAATATGACGTCTTTCAAATCCGAAACTAGATGTAGTGAAAGGGTTTGAATATCATCAAGGAGATCATTCAATTTAGGAAAAGAGGAAAAGTTTGGCTTGGAACTGTGAAGGCGGCGTTGCCAAAGCGAtattttttctataaaccccTTAATTGCATCATAAGTGTCTAAGAGGTGTTTACGGCCTTGAAGCTTTAAATTCAGGACATTAAATGTCTAAAAAAAGTCGGGCAAATAAgccaaataaaacatatttttatcatctgtaaatcttttGTGAAGATCTTCCTTTTTTTGAAGTCAGTAACAAAATTTCAACTTCTGACTTTAAATTGAATAATCTTGCAAGTATAATTCCTTTGGATAACCACCGGACTTTTCCGACCCGTGCCGGTCTTAGTTTGTGTAGAGGAGGGACGCTGAACTGAGTAGGGGTCCTTCAGTACTTTGTGCAAGACAGACTGGGCAGGAAAGTCCTCAACCCCGATATGGCGcatcccaatggctgatagggaaagttcctgtagatatgcaggacaggtatgAATAAGGCTTCGCCAATAAGTACCCGCGCATCAACGGAGGACATGACACAGGTCAGCAGCTGTGTCATTAGTGGCCCGTTGCTGAGGAATACAATTTCTGACAGATGCGGTACCACAAAGTCGCAGGCGAAAATCAAATACTGATTTAACCGTCTGTGATACTGCGAACACTCACCAACCCGTCCGGtaagcgtggtgttttaatgccaTTATACCTCTCAAAACACAATATGTTGAACTTGAAACAAAATGGGATGATATCCCAGGTGGGTAGAGCTAGCAGCTCAGAATCCCACACCGGCAAACCGGTTAGCCTCACGGATTCTGTGGGAGGCACAAGCTTAACAAAACGCTCCAAAATAGATACgaacaaacaaaaacagttaCTACTAGCCACATACAACATCCAATCTATTACTAAAGATGAAAAGGTCTACGAATGAGAAGAAGAACTATCCAAGATAAAGTCGGATATTGTGGGACTGTCAAAAGTGAAAAGAAGAGGCGAACAATGCATCCATTTAAACTCTGGAAATCGCTTATACTATACAGAGAAAATAGACGAAACATATGGTGGGGTAGGATTTCTTGTCAAAAAGTATCTCACATCATACATTTCTACATATAAAGGCAGGTTTACACGTATCCAGTAACGGGCGCCAGTCTCACTGGCATTCCAGTGCTTGACTAGGACAGCGCTGGACAGGTAAGTTTACACGTATCCAGTAGCTGGCGCCAGTCTCACTGTCACATCTGTTCCTACTATGTGAAGTCAGTCGTTTGTTATCATTTGCCAGTGTCGTGTCGTGTTACTTTTGTAAAAATGGAGCTACAGCAAAAGCAGTTGTTGAAGGGAAaatgtgttaagaaaatgttcgTCCTATTAAGGGAGGAGCTGATTAATATGTTGGAAGAAGAAGTGGTAAAGGAAAAACGATTGTGGGTAAGAAAATGGATCAGTGATAGATCTATAACAGGAGCTTCATCTTTCTTGTTAAAACAACTAAGAGTAGAGAATCCCACTGAGTACAGGTTGGCGTTACGACTTACGTCAGAAAATTTTGACCAACTACTTTCTCTAATAGAAAGTTCTATTCAGTATCAAGATACCGTGATGAGAGAGGCATCACCTGCAAAAATAAAACTTGAAGTAACATTGACTTATTTAGCTACTGGAATGTCTTACCGAAGCCTGAGTCACTTATACCGTGTGCCCAAACCTACTATCTCAAAATTTATACCCAAAGTGTGCAGGAGAATTTATGCAgcattaaaacaatatattaaggtaaagtatttattaaatttattaattttatttacaattggCAATATTATAAGCTATTTTAACGAGACAACTAGCGTCTTCTGCTTCGTCAAGGCTTTCAATAGGTGATGGAACACTGCAGCAGTCATCCTTGCAGTGGGAAGTAAAAGTCGATGAAGTTGCAGCACTGGATGGACTACCTTCTGGCAGTGCACAACTTGCAACTGGCCGGAAGCGTGGTGGATAATTTCTCAAAGATATAGGATCCCATTCAAATTGAGTATTTGATTGAATACTCAATACTGAATCAAATTGAATTTTGATTAGCATTTAACTTCTTCTCTCGTATATCAGCAAGTCTGCATTGACTCAGTATGCTCTGTATCTTTTCCTGGGCAATTGTTTCCTGTTCATCTGATAACTTTTGTAATTGTGATGCAACACTCTTTCCAAATATTTCAAGGTCGTTTGGTTCCACTATCCTcttgcatattttttaaatccttaATCATTAAGGCCATTTGAGATAATTTGCTGCGTTTAGATTTTGGAGGCGGTGTTAGTTTGTCTGCAGATGACCCATCTACGGAACGTGGTGTACGTGGAAGAGCAGCTTGATTCTCATTTTCAGAACATGATGTACCTGGCTGTTCAACCTGAGATTCATTTTGCGGTCCAGCTGAAATTGGACCAACGTGACTTTCAGATAAATTGTCATCATTGTTATTTTGTGTGTTATCctgaaacaaaagaaataaaaaataaaaacttaaaaaaacaagCAATTAAATTATGACATTTATATTTTAGGTTCCTAATACAGAAGAGGAATGGAATATGATCGAATGTGGATTTAGAAGAAAATGGAATTTCCCTTCTTGTTATGGTGCGATAGACGGAAAACATGTGCTAATTAAAAGTCCTCCAAAAAGtggaagttaattttttaattacaaaaaaacaaCCAGCATCATATTATTAGCAATTGCAGATCACGACTACTGGTTTTCGTGTATAGATGTGGGTGCAACAGGTAGTGCCTCTGATGGAGGCGTTTTTAAGAATTGCACAGTTTACCAATCTCAGGAAGATGACTTACCAAAATAGGGGTTTATGGTTGGAGATGCAGCATTCCCATTAAAGCCATATTTAATGAAACCGTATCCAGGGGTTAATCTTAACGTAGAACAAAAAGTTTTTAACTATAGGTTATCACGTGCCAGACGTATAATAGAAAATGCTTTTGGGATCTTAGTAAGCAGATTCCGGATATTTGAGAAGCCCATACCTACTAAATTGGACACAGTAGATGCGATCGTTTGTGCTGCTTGTTCACTCCATAATTGGCTACGCAAGAAATCAAAGTCTTATCTCACTCCAACTTGTGTAGATAGGGAACATGAAGATGGAAATTTTCTGGCAGGTTCATGGAGAAACGAAATTCAGTCCTTACATGGTATTGGAAATCAAGGTACCAACCATTCATTCAATACTGCTAAAGAACGCAAGGAAAGTTACAACAATTTGTTTGTAAATGCCGGAAGTGTTCCTTGGCAAATTAGAAGCATACATTAAGGTTAACGTCATAATATGAATAGTTATTGTTAATTTttggtaaaaaataaatattagagcggactattttgattttgatttactGTTTGcaataaatgaaaaagaaataataaaagtagCTACTTACTAGATACTATAACTTATATAAGTTTTTACGGAATGGATTTTAAAAGTTGTTATTTACAGTAACACTTGTCAACAACGGccactaaaaataattttttttaaatcatagtATCATTAATGGGCATAGAAAAAGTTAAAGGACactttaataaattatattttatttttattttaataaaaattatatttttattagataattatttattgaagataatttatttattaaagtattccTTAACTTTTTCTACGATTAGTAATGACAGTATGATTAAAACATGGATTT
It encodes:
- the LOC140446828 gene encoding uncharacterized protein, yielding MELQQKQLLKGKCVKKMFVLLREELINMLEEEVVKEKRLWVRKWISDRSITGASSFLLKQLRVENPTEYRLALRLTSENFDQLLSLIESSIQYQDTVMREASPAKIKLEVTLTYLATGMSYRSLSHLYRVPKPTISKFIPKVCRRIYAALKQYIKVPNTEEEWNMIECGFRRKWNFPSCYGAIDGKHVLIKSPPKSGS